GGGACTGGGAGGAGCGTCCGACCACGGTGGTGGGGATGCCGAATGTCACGCGGCCGGTCACGGCGTCCGATCTGGCGTCCGGGCTGGCGCGCACCGGCCGGATGACGGATGCCGGGCAGCTCAGTTACCTGCACGATCCGGGGACACCGGACGTCAACAGCGCCTACCGGGTGAGGAACCTCCACGACGCGTTCGGGATCTCCCCGGAGACCGCCGCGGCCGTCGACGGGCAGGTGGTGCTGCTGGTGGACACCGAGATCGGGTCCCGCTGGGCGATGACCGTCGCAGGCCGGGAACTGCGCCGGGCCGGGGCGCGGGCCGTGCTGCCGTTCGCCCTCGCGCTGCGCGGGTAGACTCGGCCGATAAGGGTAACCACACCAGGAAAGGCCAGTTGAGGTGCACGGAGAGTACAAGGTCCCCGGAGGAAAGCTCATCGTCGTCGACCTGGAGGTCGAGACCGGAGGACCGGAGGATCCGGGCGTGCTGCGCAACGTCCAGATCGCCGGTGACTTCTTCCTCGAACCCGACGAGGTCCTCACCCGCATGACCCTCGCCCTGGAGGGTGCACCGGCGGACCTGACCGTCGACGAATTCTCGGAGCGGGTCCAGGATTCCCTGCTGCGCAGCGACGTGCTGTTCGGCATCACCGCCGACGGGGTGGGTGTCGCGGTGCGCCGCGCCCTGGGCCACGCCGTCGACTGGAGCGACATCGACTTCGACGTCATCTACGGTCCCGCCATCGACCCGATGCTCAACGTCGCGATGGACGAGACCCTCACCGCCGATGTCGCCGCCGGTCGGCGCAAGCCGTTCATGCGGCTGTGGGAGTGGAACTCCCCGCAGGTCGTCATCGGTTCGTTCCAGTCCTACGCCAACGAGATCAACCAGGCCGGCGTGGACAAGTACGGCATCACCGTCTCCCGGCGGGTCACCGGTGGTGGGGCGATGTTCATGGAGCCGGGCAACTGTGTGACCTACTCCCTGGTCGTGCCGCAGGCCCTCGTCGACGGGCTGAGTTTCGCCCAGTCCTACCCGTTCCTCGACGAGTGGACGATGGAGGCGCTGAAGAAGGTCGGCATCAACGCCCACTACATCCCGCTCAACGACATCTCCTCCGACGAGGGGAAGATCGGCGGCGCGGCGCAGAAGCGGTTCTCCAACGGCTGGATGGTGCACCACGTGACCATGTCCTACGACATCGACGCGGAGAAGATGCTCGAGGTGCTGCGCATCGGCAAGGAGAAGATGAAGGACAAGGGGCACCGGTCCGCGGTGAAGCGGGTCGACCCGATGCGGTCGCAGACGCAGCTGCCGCGCGAGGAGATCCTCAAGGTCTTCCACGACACGTTCCAGCAGAAGTACAACGCCACCGAGGGCGAGATCACCGAGCATGACCTGCAGGTCGCCCAGCAGCGGTGCGACGAGAAATTCTCCACCCCGGAGTGGACCTACCGGCTGCCCTGACCGGCCGGCCGCGCCGGAGTCTGCTCCGGCGCCCGCTCCGCCACAGCCGCCGCCGGTTCGTAGAGCAGCCACCGTTCGCCGCCTGGTACCAGGCGGCCCCGCCGACGAGTGCCGGAACGGACAGGAACAGCACGACGTAGGCGGGTGTCATCGGGATCGTCGTCGGCAGTTCCCCGCTCAGCTCCTCCGACAGGCCGAGATGCAGCACCGACGACAACCGGAAGTAGTCGAGCAGTCCGGTGGCGCCCCACCCGGTGACCGCGCCGGCGGCGAAGCGGAGTCACCTGCCGACGAACTCCCGTGGCGTTACCCCGTACCCCACAGCGAAGTCCCGGCTGAACTGCGACAGATGCCGGTAGCCGACCGCATGGGCGGACTCCGAGGGCGTCGCCCCGGCTGCGAGCAGCCGCCGGGCTGTCTGCAACCGGACCGTGGTGCGCCACTGCAGGAACGTCATCCCGGTGTCCGCCCGGAACCCGGCGTTGAGCTGTCGCGGCGTCCGCTCCACCGCCCCCGCCCACTGTGACAGGGTGCGCTGGTCACGCAGATCACCGAGCAGGGCGTCCGCCACCTGTGCCGCAGGCGAACGTTCCACCGTCGTCGCCCCATCGCGCCGGGCCACACCGGGCACCCACGGAGAGTCGACCACCGTCGTGCGCCCGTACCCCTCCGGCGCCACGCCGCACTGGTTGCCCATGACATGCTGCAGCAGTGCCCAGACCTCGTAGTCCGGCACATCGGCCGGCCCGGGATCCTCGCCGAGATCGACTTCGCCGACGGTGAACGTCAACGGCAGCACCACCGACCCCGGCTCCGTCCGCACGCCGTGACCGCGGTAGGCCGGCATCCACGCGATCTGCCCCTCACCGACACTCAGGACGCGTTCCCCGACAGTGAGCTCCATTGCCCCGCGCCAGACCCACAGCAGCAGGTGGAAACCGTGGTCCAGGTTCGGTGGGGCAGACAGCTCTCCCCAGGGCGGTGGCCCCGGGACACCGGCCGCCGGCGTCCCCGTGCCGTCCCACTCAGCCCGCCACACCTGTGGCGTCCTCCCGAACCGGTTCCGGAATGCCCGGATGAACCCCGTCGATGTACGGAACCCCACTGCCTCCGCGACCTGCGATACCGGGGTGCCGGGGGCACGCAGCAGATCCTGCGCGGCAGCGAGCCGGGTCTCCCGGCGCCACGCCGCGAAGGTCAACCCGGTCTCCGCCGGGAACACGCGGTGCAGTGTCCGCTCACCCACCCTCACCCGCGCCGCCCACTCCGCCGCCGTCAGCGACGACGCGGGATCGCGCAGCAGACCGTGGGCCACCGCCAGCGCCGCCGGCGTCCGCGGCAGCGCCGGACGCCCCTCCGGGCTACTCCCGGCCAGTGCCTCGACCAGCTCGGCCGACCGGTGGCCCGGCTCACGCAGCGGCGCGATGGACGCGGTGAAGTGGTGCAGCAGCCAGTCGTTCCACTCCTCACCGGGTGTGAACACCTGCAGGTCATCGTGCCCCTCCGGCACCTCTGCGGATGCGATGCGTACCGGTACGGGGACGGCACCCGGCGCGACGAGGAGCGTGGCGTCCTTCCCCGGTGGGACGAGGACGCCCTGCCCGGCCGCCAGTCGCACCACCTCACCACAGGTCACCGAGACTTTCCCGGTGTGGCACCACAGCAGCAGGTACCGGTCACCGGCGGTCAGGGTGATGCTGAACGGGGTCAGATCGTCAAGCACAGGGCAGTCCGGTACGACGTAAGGGCATGAAGTTAAGCATAGCCTGTCCTACTGAATATCTGACCCCCGGAACTTCAGGAGAACAAGTGAAGCTGTCCCGTACCCTCCCCGCCGCCCTGCTCGGTGCCGCCCTCGCCCTCGGCATGACCGCCTGTGGCGACGGCGATTCCTCCCGTGACGCGGCGACCGCGACCGAGGCCGAGGCCGAGGCCGCATCCTGGCCCGTCACCGTCGACCACGCCCGTGGCTCCTCCACCATCGAGGAGAAGCCCGAGCGGATTGTCGTGATGCACGAGGCCGGTGTCGACCCGGTGCTCTCCCTCGGCCTCGAACCCGTCGCCATGTTCGAGATCCAGGGCGGCGACGACAGCATGCCCTGGTTGAAGGGGAAGATCGACTGGCCGGAGGACGCTTCCCTGACCGCCGAGCGCACCGCGAACCCCGAGGCGGTGGCGAAATACGATCCCGACCTCATCATCGTCGGTGATGTCTACGCCGACAACGCGACGTGGCACGAGCTCGAGGACATCGCCCCCACGCTCGTCTACGACTGGCCGACCGACGGCCCGGCGTGGCGTCCGATCCTCGACGGCGTGGCGGAGGTGACCGGGCTGGAGGACAGGGCCGACGAAGTCACCGCCGCCTACGACGCCCGGATCTCCGGGATCCGGGCACAGTTCCCCGGCATCGACCAACTGACCTACAACTCGGCGATCCTCAACAAAGGGCAGCTGATGTACAGCACCAACTCCGTGTTCGAGGACCTCGGCATGGTGCAGACCGACCGGCAGAAGAAGGCCGGCGCCACCGGCACCGTGTCGATGGAGCGCCTCGACGAACTCGACGGTGACCTGCTGGTCATCTACGATCCCGCCGGGGAGAAGCAGAAGCTCGAGAGCAGTCGCCAGTTCCGGAGCCTGCCGTCAGTGACGAACGGGGCACTCGTCTGGCAGAACATGGCACTCGGTTACGCGGTGACGACCGCCGCCGGGCCGATGAGCCTGGACTGGGCGGTGGAGCAGATCACCCCGGAACTGACCGCCGCCGTGAGTTAGTCGCAGAACTTTTCCGCTGTCATGAGCTGACCCGATTCTGTCGATCCGACCGGACAGAATCCACAGATATGGGTCAGCTCGTGACAGACCCTCACCCACGGGACGCCAGCAACGCCTCCCGTGCCAGTGCTGCCGCGGCCGTGCTGTATATCGTCGGCTGCCAGTCCCGGGACTCCAACGGGGCGACGTATCCGAACAGGACCAGGGTGGGGGTCATCGAGATCGCGTCATATGATCTGAGGTCCTCGGTACCGTCAAGCCCGGTGCGCCACCCGGTGGCAGTGAGCAGGTCCGCCCGGGCACTGTCCGCCAGCTCCTGGTCCGGTGAAGTCGCCAGATCCAGCAGGGTCAGCGCCTCGATCTCCACGTCGATGTCCCGCTGAACTGCGGTGGTTGCAGTACTGCCCGTGGAACGCTGCTGCGCGCCCACCCGGGTCACCAGGTGTTCCCAGAGCTTCTCGGGATCCGCCATCACCCGCTTCCCCGTGGCGGTGAGCCCCAGGTAACCCCGGCACTTCCGCACCAGCCCGAGCTTGGTCAGCGCCGTGCGGATCACGGAGACCTGCGGAATATTCGACTCACTGCGGCTCTTGGTGAGACCGTCATAGCGGCTCGGGAACTCCGCCATGGCCGCCTCCACCACCTTCGGCGGAAGGTAGCCGGCGCCGGTGAGCTTCACACCGTCCGGCCCGGCGTCCGCAACGATCCGAAGGAATACGGTGATACCGCTGAGGGCTTCCGCCTTCGCCGTGGCGTCCGGCAGGTCAAAAGGCAGGTTCTCGACCTGCCCCTCGAGGATCTCAAGTTTCGTGCCGAGGAAGACCGTCCACGGCGACTGCTCCAACTGGTGGAAGATCTGCGCGAGGACCGGGAACCCCTCCAGCAGGGAGGGAATGTAGTCCGGCGACTCCGTCGTCCGCGCCCACCACTCCACGGGGAGCAGTTGACGGATGATCGCCTGGGCGTCCACGACCTCAGGATCGAAGTCGTCGAAAAGGTGCCCGGTCTCCGGGGCGGTCTTCATCGCGGCGAACTCCTCGGCGGTGCGCCGGCTGCCGCAGTCCTCCGGCGGAGCCGCACGCTCACCGGTGACGTACTCGGCGACCGGGGCATCCTCGCCACCACGGGCCAGAATCTCGACGAGCGTGACTGTCAGATCCCAGTCGTCGCCGAAGTCGTAGAGGTAGTGGAGCACCTCACCTGGCTGCTGCACCGTCTCATCGAGGCGGACCATCCGCGTCGGCGCCCCCTGCTGGTACGGGTCCGGCTCCTGCTCATCGAAGGGACACAGGAACAGTTCCACCGAGTCCTCGTACACTCCCCCACCGAGCGAGAAACGGTACAGGTGGTAGTCCCACCACAGGAAGCAGGCCTGGATCACCTGGTGCAGCACCGCCAGCTTCATGTCGGAGGGCACCAGCACCTCCCGCCAGATCTCCGGATCAGACTCGTTGAGCGAGATCCGCAGACGGAAGGTGTGCACCCCCGGCAACGGTTCCCGACGCAGATGCGGGCGCTTCGGCGGCTCCCCGAACACGGCGACGTCATCGAAAGAGGAGAAGTCGGTCATGGGCGCCAGGGTATACGAGGCCTCCCCCGCCCAGTTGACTGCTGATAGCATCTACTATATTACCACTACAGAAGCAGTTATTTCCCAGATCAGGTCCGAGGCACAGGCGGCCGATGAACTCCGCGCCCGAGCTTCCGACATGCTCGTCTCCGCGGTGCGGGCCGGATATGCGGCCGGACTCACCCAACGACAGATCGCGGACGCCATCGGACGGAGTCAACCGGAGGTCTCCAGGTTGCTCCGATTCCACGGCACGACACCACTGGGACGCCGGCTCCGGCGGTACCGACCACAGGTTCTGGAAATTCTCCGTAAAGCAGGGGTCACCAACCCCCGGGTGTTCGGCAGCGTCGCCCGCGGCGAGGACCGCGGGGATTCCGACATCGACCTGCTGGTCGATCTACCGGAAGGCTTCGGGCTCCTTTCGCTCTCCCGGCTTGAGGGGAGAGTCGCCGACACCCTCGGGACACCCGTCGATATCGTCCCCGCCAGTGCCCTGCGGGTGAATGTCAGTGAGTCCGCCCTCTCCGATGCGGTGCCGCTGTGAGCCGGACCCTCCGGGCCGAACTCGACAACCTGGGCTGAAGTCCCCCCACTAGCGCCCTATTCCCCGTTCACCCCTGCCGCGCCAGCTGCATGACGGTCTGCCGGTCCGTCGTCAACGCCCGCAGCGTCCCGAACCCGGTGACCACCGCGGCGATCACCACGCCGGCGAGGATCACGTACATCAGCGCCAGCTGGGTGGCCACCGCCTCCAACGGGTCCATGCCCGCCAGGATCAGGCCGGTCATCGCCCCGGGCAGGAACACGATCCCGAGCGCGGCGGTCTGCTCCACCTGCGGGGAGATCGCGGTGCGCAGCGCCGAGCGCATCAGCCGGGCGGCGGCCTGCCGCACACTCATCCCCAGCGCGAGGCCCGCCTCGATCTCCGCACGCTGGTCGGCGGTGAACTCGACGACCCGCGTCGCCGCGACGACCCCCACCTTCATCGAGTTGCCGATGACCATGCCGGCGACCGGCACCAGCGCCCGACTCGACAGGTCGAACATGCCGAACCCGAAGATGATCGCCAACGAGGACGCCGCCACGACCGTGTACGCCACCAGCGAGATCCCGAACAGTCCCGGGACCGCCGGAGCCCGACGTTTCACCGTCACCGACGCGAAGACGACGATGCCCACCGTCCACGCCCACGACCACCAGATCGACGTCCCCGGGTCGACCAGCAGCACCAGAGCGAAGCCGACGATGCCCATCTGCACCAGGGACCGCACCACCGCCACCACGATCGGACGGTTGAGTTTCAGGCGGAATCCGCTGGTCACCGCCATGGCTACCGCGATGAAGATCAGGGAGACCAGCAGTCCGAGCCAGCCGACGGAGCCGTTCATGCGACCACCTCCCCGGACTCGATGCGCAGTTCGTGATCGGCGATGCGGCGGACCTGCCCGGCATTGTGGGAGACCCACAGCACCGCCAGACCCCTGCCGGACGCCGGGTCCGCCAGGTGGCGTGCCAGATTCTCCAGCACCGTGGCGGCGTCCTCGTCGAGGGCGGAGGTGACCTCGTCGGCGAGCAGGACCTTCGGGCGGGTGGCCAGCGCGCGGGCGAGGCAGAGCCGCTGTGCCTCGCCGCCGGAGAAGGCGTCCGCCTCCCGGTGCAGGTAGTCGGTGGTGAGCCCGACTTCGTCGAGCAGGTCCGCGGCGGCGTCCTCGCCGAGGGTGCGGTCGGCGGCACGCAGGTTGTCGAGGGCGGTGCCGGGGAAGACCGTGGGACGCTGGAAGACCATGGCGACCTCCCGCCGCAGTCGTTGCGGGTCGACGCCGGTGAGATCCTCGCCCCGGTAGAGGATCCGCCCGGAGGTCGGCACCTCCAGCAGATTGCAGCAGCGCAGGAAGGTGGACTTTCCGGAGCCGGAGGGGCCGGTCACCGCGGTGATCCCGGACGCAGACACCTCGGCGGTGAGATGGTCGAGGATGGGGCGCCCGCCGCGCTCGACGGTGACGTCCTCGAAGCGGAACAGCGGTGCCGTACCGGTCATGACAGCATCTCCCGGAGTTCGGCGAGGTCGGCGGCGGCACGGGCGCTGCGGGCCGGATCGGTGGCGACGACCGCATCGGCGAGCGCCTCCAGGACGGCGAGCGTCGGCACATGGCTGGGACTGTAGGCCGGGTTGCCGCGCCCCACTCCGAGCGCGACCGCGGCACGGGGGTCGGCGACCAGCCTGCTTTCGGTGACCTGCACGACGGGGACGCCGAGCTGCCCGGCGCGGGTGTAGAGCGCCTCGACCTCCTCGGAGGGGTTGTCGTAGGACAGCAGGATGACGGCGTCCTCCGGGGCCAGCGCGATGACCTGGTCGGCGAAACCGCGGCCCGTCATCCCCATCGCCAGTGCCGGGACGCCGCCCCGGGCCAGGTACTGGGCGGTGTAGGACGCGATGTGGCGGGCCGGGCCGAAACCGACGATGACCACGCGCGCGGCGTGGGCCAGCACGTCGAGGGCGGCGGTGAGCCCGTCGTCGCTGAGCCGTTCGGGCAGACTGGTGAGGGCCCCGGTGCAGGCGGCGACGTGGCAGGAGACCACCCCGTCACCGAAGGCGCGCACGGTCGACTGCAGCCGGCCGGCCTGGGACAGTTCCGCGGCGAGGTGTTCCCGGAGCTCGTCGAGGCCGGCGAAGCCCAGCTTGTGGACCGTCCGGACGACGGTCGCGTCGCTGGTCCCGGATGCGGCGGCGAGTTTCAGTGCGGACAGGTGGCCGACACTGTGCGGGTTGGCCAGCAGGAAGTCCGCGACGCGGG
This is a stretch of genomic DNA from Corynebacterium nuruki S6-4. It encodes these proteins:
- a CDS encoding lipoate--protein ligase family protein, translated to MHGEYKVPGGKLIVVDLEVETGGPEDPGVLRNVQIAGDFFLEPDEVLTRMTLALEGAPADLTVDEFSERVQDSLLRSDVLFGITADGVGVAVRRALGHAVDWSDIDFDVIYGPAIDPMLNVAMDETLTADVAAGRRKPFMRLWEWNSPQVVIGSFQSYANEINQAGVDKYGITVSRRVTGGGAMFMEPGNCVTYSLVVPQALVDGLSFAQSYPFLDEWTMEALKKVGINAHYIPLNDISSDEGKIGGAAQKRFSNGWMVHHVTMSYDIDAEKMLEVLRIGKEKMKDKGHRSAVKRVDPMRSQTQLPREEILKVFHDTFQQKYNATEGEITEHDLQVAQQRCDEKFSTPEWTYRLP
- a CDS encoding helix-turn-helix transcriptional regulator, which gives rise to MLDDLTPFSITLTAGDRYLLLWCHTGKVSVTCGEVVRLAAGQGVLVPPGKDATLLVAPGAVPVPVRIASAEVPEGHDDLQVFTPGEEWNDWLLHHFTASIAPLREPGHRSAELVEALAGSSPEGRPALPRTPAALAVAHGLLRDPASSLTAAEWAARVRVGERTLHRVFPAETGLTFAAWRRETRLAAAQDLLRAPGTPVSQVAEAVGFRTSTGFIRAFRNRFGRTPQVWRAEWDGTGTPAAGVPGPPPWGELSAPPNLDHGFHLLLWVWRGAMELTVGERVLSVGEGQIAWMPAYRGHGVRTEPGSVVLPLTFTVGEVDLGEDPGPADVPDYEVWALLQHVMGNQCGVAPEGYGRTTVVDSPWVPGVARRDGATTVERSPAAQVADALLGDLRDQRTLSQWAGAVERTPRQLNAGFRADTGMTFLQWRTTVRLQTARRLLAAGATPSESAHAVGYRHLSQFSRDFAVGYGVTPREFVGR
- a CDS encoding ABC transporter substrate-binding protein, which produces MKLSRTLPAALLGAALALGMTACGDGDSSRDAATATEAEAEAASWPVTVDHARGSSTIEEKPERIVVMHEAGVDPVLSLGLEPVAMFEIQGGDDSMPWLKGKIDWPEDASLTAERTANPEAVAKYDPDLIIVGDVYADNATWHELEDIAPTLVYDWPTDGPAWRPILDGVAEVTGLEDRADEVTAAYDARISGIRAQFPGIDQLTYNSAILNKGQLMYSTNSVFEDLGMVQTDRQKKAGATGTVSMERLDELDGDLLVIYDPAGEKQKLESSRQFRSLPSVTNGALVWQNMALGYAVTTAAGPMSLDWAVEQITPELTAAVS
- a CDS encoding plasmid pRiA4b ORF-3 family protein is translated as MTDFSSFDDVAVFGEPPKRPHLRREPLPGVHTFRLRISLNESDPEIWREVLVPSDMKLAVLHQVIQACFLWWDYHLYRFSLGGGVYEDSVELFLCPFDEQEPDPYQQGAPTRMVRLDETVQQPGEVLHYLYDFGDDWDLTVTLVEILARGGEDAPVAEYVTGERAAPPEDCGSRRTAEEFAAMKTAPETGHLFDDFDPEVVDAQAIIRQLLPVEWWARTTESPDYIPSLLEGFPVLAQIFHQLEQSPWTVFLGTKLEILEGQVENLPFDLPDATAKAEALSGITVFLRIVADAGPDGVKLTGAGYLPPKVVEAAMAEFPSRYDGLTKSRSESNIPQVSVIRTALTKLGLVRKCRGYLGLTATGKRVMADPEKLWEHLVTRVGAQQRSTGSTATTAVQRDIDVEIEALTLLDLATSPDQELADSARADLLTATGWRTGLDGTEDLRSYDAISMTPTLVLFGYVAPLESRDWQPTIYSTAAAALAREALLASRG
- a CDS encoding nucleotidyltransferase family protein; its protein translation is MGARVYEASPAQLTADSIYYITTTEAVISQIRSEAQAADELRARASDMLVSAVRAGYAAGLTQRQIADAIGRSQPEVSRLLRFHGTTPLGRRLRRYRPQVLEILRKAGVTNPRVFGSVARGEDRGDSDIDLLVDLPEGFGLLSLSRLEGRVADTLGTPVDIVPASALRVNVSESALSDAVPL
- a CDS encoding ABC transporter permease — translated: MNGSVGWLGLLVSLIFIAVAMAVTSGFRLKLNRPIVVAVVRSLVQMGIVGFALVLLVDPGTSIWWSWAWTVGIVVFASVTVKRRAPAVPGLFGISLVAYTVVAASSLAIIFGFGMFDLSSRALVPVAGMVIGNSMKVGVVAATRVVEFTADQRAEIEAGLALGMSVRQAAARLMRSALRTAISPQVEQTAALGIVFLPGAMTGLILAGMDPLEAVATQLALMYVILAGVVIAAVVTGFGTLRALTTDRQTVMQLARQG
- a CDS encoding ABC transporter ATP-binding protein: MTGTAPLFRFEDVTVERGGRPILDHLTAEVSASGITAVTGPSGSGKSTFLRCCNLLEVPTSGRILYRGEDLTGVDPQRLRREVAMVFQRPTVFPGTALDNLRAADRTLGEDAAADLLDEVGLTTDYLHREADAFSGGEAQRLCLARALATRPKVLLADEVTSALDEDAATVLENLARHLADPASGRGLAVLWVSHNAGQVRRIADHELRIESGEVVA
- a CDS encoding MurR/RpiR family transcriptional regulator — protein: MKLEDQIAAHRGGLSPAETRVADFLLANPHSVGHLSALKLAAASGTSDATVVRTVHKLGFAGLDELREHLAAELSQAGRLQSTVRAFGDGVVSCHVAACTGALTSLPERLSDDGLTAALDVLAHAARVVIVGFGPARHIASYTAQYLARGGVPALAMGMTGRGFADQVIALAPEDAVILLSYDNPSEEVEALYTRAGQLGVPVVQVTESRLVADPRAAVALGVGRGNPAYSPSHVPTLAVLEALADAVVATDPARSARAAADLAELREMLS